In one Oryza glaberrima chromosome 2, OglaRS2, whole genome shotgun sequence genomic region, the following are encoded:
- the LOC127763688 gene encoding histone acetyltransferase MCC1-like isoform X2, translating to MLDPRSEIYPTIAYRPIQPSDLEVLENIHLALFPIRYEREFFLNVVNGNGIISWGAVDTSRSDDRRDELIGFVTTRIIAAQDSEIEDLFRYNSSRKDLTLLYILTLGVVESYRNLGIASSLVREVIKYAASISNCRGVYLHVISYNQPAISFYNKMLFKLVRRLPHFYYIRGQHYDSYLFVYYVNGGRSPCSPLAFLKMVVARFWNKEERSTPRWSRCKESTTLLVSQNNKRIIGGDDTRCHV from the exons ATGTTGGACCCAAGATCGGAAATCTACCCCACCATAGCGTATCGTCCTATCCAGCCTTCCGATCTCGAGGTTCTTGAGAATATTCACCTCGCGCTGTTTCCCATAAG ATACGAGAGAGAGTTCTTCTTGAACGTGGTCAACGGCAATGGTATTATTTCTTGGGGTGCTGTGGATACCAGCAGATCAGATGACCGCAGAGATGAGCTGATAGGCTTTGTAACCACGAGAATAATTGCAGCACAAGATAGCGAG ATTGAGGACTTGTTTAGGTATAACAGCTCACGCAAAGATCTGACACTTCTGTATATCCTGACGCTCGGTGTAGTGGAGAGCTACAGAAACCTCGGCATAG CATCCTCACTGGTCCGAGAGGTGATTAAATATGCTGCAAGTATCTCAAATTGCAGGGGTGTCTATTTGCATGTCATCTCATATAACCAACCTGCTATCAGCTTTTACAATAAGATGCTATTTAAGCTTGTCAGACGACTTCCACATTTCTATTACATAAGAGGGCAGCATTATGATTCATACTTGTTTGTGTACTATGTCAATGGGGGCCGTTCGCCTTGCTCACCACT GGCTTTCCTGAAGATGGTGGTTGCCAGGTTCTGGAACAAAGAGGAGAGAAGTACACCCAGATGGTCCAGGTGCAAGGAATCGACCACTCTCTTGGTATCTCAGAATAACAAGAGGATCATTGGTGGTGATGATACGAGATGTCATGTCTAA
- the LOC127761923 gene encoding F-box/LRR-repeat protein At1g06630-like, protein MRTKHLIPHHAAGYTYARAYATTGGGGGDGGDGGGGGDPFEQFPEAVLGLIVSKLPFRSAVAASAISRRWRGVAAAAPALDLDFAAAFPAAPRRRAAFAAAATAALSRPHHPLRRLRLGLDGLFDQAFAASAADHLASWLAAAAARGVEQLELHLPRSRLALLPPSLIACTNLTSLTLRLDHYAHPLPSLCSLTRLSRLHLASIPLAGDDFFADLFSHCKQLRYLILEQCRIGALCLAGTTQLCSLAITDCSWTPQSSVAFSDMPALRTLHYSGAMATRHIIDNVDSLEEVVLAIKKPQVKLQEPNLRELLSLVGNVQSLMLSPWCIEQFARPEEWSKVRLNKVRQLSCIIERREEGASSIAPLLANCQNVEELSVSVVPSQCKRRWGSDDGANHWVMGGKGVVLRHLRAVRMVYIDESKSGLDLVKLLLKNTPMLEMMTIVPSMDGLEQAKFRRRVLKLRKASRDADIQFSATG, encoded by the exons ATGCGCACCAAGCACCTGATAccccaccacgccgccggctACACCTACGCCCGCGCGTacgccaccaccggcggcggcggcggggacgggggagatggaggtggaggtggcgacCCGTTCGAGCAGTTCCCCGAGGCGGTGCTCGGGCTGATCGTGTCCAAGCTGCCCTTCAGGTCGGCGGTCGCCGCGTCGGCCATCTCCCGCCGGTGgcgcggcgtcgcggcggccgcgccggcgctgGACCTCGACTTCGCCGCGGCGTtcccggccgcgccgcgccgcaggGCGGCattcgcggccgccgccacggccgcgctCTCGAGGCCGCACcacccgctccgccgcctccgcctcggcctcgaCGGCCTCTTCGACCAGgccttcgccgcctccgccgccgaccacctcgcctcctggctcgccgccgccgccgcgcgcggggtCGAGCAGTTGGAGCTGCACCTCCCCCGctcccgcctcgccctcctcccgcCTTCCCTAATCGCCTGCACCAACCTCACATCCTTGACCCTTCGCCTCGACCACTACGCCCACCCTCTTCCGTCCCTCTGCTCGCTCACCCGCTTGtcccgcctccacctcgcctCCATTCCGCTTGCCGGCGACGACTTCTTTGCAGACCTCTTCTCGCACTGCAAACAGCTCCGCTACCTGATCCTTGAACAATGCCGCATTGGTGCACTCTGCCTAGCCGGCACAACGCAGCTTTGCTCGCTTGCCATCACGGATTGTTCTTGGACTCCGCAGTCTTCTGTTGCCTTCTCTGACATGCCAGCGTTGCGCACCCTCCACTACTCGGGTGCAATGGCAACCAGACACATTATAGACAATGTCGATTCATTAGAAGAGGTCGTTCTTGCCATCAAGAAGCCGCAGGTCAAGCTCCAGGAGCCTAATCTCAGAGAGCTTCTTTCTTTGGTTGGGAATGTACAGAGCCTTATGCTTTCACCTTGGTGCATTGAG CAATTTGCACGTCCTGAGGAGTGGTCCAAGGTGCGGCTAAACAAAGTGAGGCAGTTGTCATGTATaatagagaggagagaagaaggtgCTTCATCCATTGCCCCATTGCTCGCAAATTGTCAGAATGTGGAAGAACTCTCTGTGTCTGTTGTG CCATCGCAATGCAAGCGGAGATGGGGTAGCGATGATGGAGCAAACCATTGGGTTATGGGAGGTAAAGGGGTCGTGCTGAGGCATCTCAGGGCAGTTAGGATGGTGTACATCGATGAGAGCAAGAGTGGATTGGATCTTGTTAAGCTTCTGCTCAAGAACACACCAATGTTAGAGATGATGACTATTGTGCCTTCGATGGATGGCCTTGAGCAGGCAAAGTTCAGGCGCAGGGTATTGAAGCTCAGAAAGGCCTCCCGAGATGCTGACATCCAGTTTTCTGCTACTGGATGA
- the LOC127763688 gene encoding histone acetyltransferase MCC1-like isoform X1 encodes MLDPRSEIYPTIAYRPIQPSDLEVLENIHLALFPIRYEREFFLNVVNGNGIISWGAVDTSRSDDRRDELIGFVTTRIIAAQDSEIEDLFRYNSSRKDLTLLYILTLGVVESYRNLGIASSLVREVIKYAASISNCRGVYLHVISYNQPAISFYNKMLFKLVRRLPHFYYIRGQHYDSYLFVYYVNGGRSPCSPLEVITSFVVDFRAFLKMVVARFWNKEERSTPRWSRCKESTTLLVSQNNKRIIGGDDTRCHV; translated from the exons ATGTTGGACCCAAGATCGGAAATCTACCCCACCATAGCGTATCGTCCTATCCAGCCTTCCGATCTCGAGGTTCTTGAGAATATTCACCTCGCGCTGTTTCCCATAAG ATACGAGAGAGAGTTCTTCTTGAACGTGGTCAACGGCAATGGTATTATTTCTTGGGGTGCTGTGGATACCAGCAGATCAGATGACCGCAGAGATGAGCTGATAGGCTTTGTAACCACGAGAATAATTGCAGCACAAGATAGCGAG ATTGAGGACTTGTTTAGGTATAACAGCTCACGCAAAGATCTGACACTTCTGTATATCCTGACGCTCGGTGTAGTGGAGAGCTACAGAAACCTCGGCATAG CATCCTCACTGGTCCGAGAGGTGATTAAATATGCTGCAAGTATCTCAAATTGCAGGGGTGTCTATTTGCATGTCATCTCATATAACCAACCTGCTATCAGCTTTTACAATAAGATGCTATTTAAGCTTGTCAGACGACTTCCACATTTCTATTACATAAGAGGGCAGCATTATGATTCATACTTGTTTGTGTACTATGTCAATGGGGGCCGTTCGCCTTGCTCACCACT GGAGGTCATAACTTCATTTGTTGTTGACTTCAGGGCTTTCCTGAAGATGGTGGTTGCCAGGTTCTGGAACAAAGAGGAGAGAAGTACACCCAGATGGTCCAGGTGCAAGGAATCGACCACTCTCTTGGTATCTCAGAATAACAAGAGGATCATTGGTGGTGATGATACGAGATGTCATGTCTAA